In Chitinophaga sp. H8, the sequence GCGGTAAATCCATTCAACTGGTGGAAAGTGGGCCGGCAAATCAGAAAAATGGCGCCGGATATTATTATCGTTAAATACTGGTTGCCCTTTATGGGCCCCTGCCTGGGAACATTGCTGCGCTTAGGAAAGAAAGGGCATCCTACCAAAGTGATTGCCATCCTGGATAATGTGGTACCGCATGAAAAAAGACCAGGGGATGTTGCTTTTACCAAATATTTCCTGAAACCGGTGGATGCTTTCATTGCTATGAGCCAGTCGGTGCTGAACGATCTCAAACAATTTCAGCCCAACAGACCCATCTCCCTGATCCCCCATCCTATCTACGATAACTATGGTGCCAGGGTATCCAAACAGGTGGCCAGGGAGCATTTAAAGCTGGATCCTGATAAACGGTATATCCTCTTCTTCGGATTTATCCGCCAATACAAAGGACTTGATCTGCTATTACAGGCCATGGCAGATGAAAGGATGAAAAAACTGGACGTGCATGCCATTGTTGCGGGAGAATTTTATGAAGATGCTGCGCCTTATCATCAGCTGCTGGAAAAATTACAATTGGGCAACCGGATCATTATGCATACCGACTTCATTCCAAATGAAACAGTAAAATATTACTTCGGTGCGGCCGACTTGGTGGTACAACCCTATAAAAGTGCCACACAAAGTGGTATTTCCCAGATTGCCTACCACTTTGAGAAACCCATGGTGGTAACCAGTGTAGGCGGCCTAACAGAAATGGTACCGCATGGAAAAGTAGGCTACCAGAGTGCGCCTGATCCTGCCGCCATTGCAGCAGCGATTGAAAAATATTACCTGGAAAACCGGGAAGAAGAGATGATTGACAACCTGCGCATAGAAAAGCAACAGTACTCCTGGAGCAGACTTGCCACGGAAATACATACCTTAGCAAAAATCTAAACCGATAAATTTTCCCGTGATATACAGAAGCAAAGCACCTTTACGTTTAGGCCTTGCCGGTGGTGGTACAGATGTAAGCCCTTATTCCGATTTGTTTGGAGGGGCTATCCTGAATGCTACCATCTCTTTGTATGCCCGTGCATCCATAGAGCTCCTGGCGGATAACAAAGTTATTTTTGAATCGGCGGATAAAAAGGAATCATATACTTACGATGCAGTATATCCGCTTCCAATGGATGGGCAGCTCGATATCCTGAAAGGCGTGGTAAACAGGGTGGTGAAGGATTATGGCGCCCTGCCTTCCGGCTTTAAACTCACCACTTATGTAGATGCGCCCTCCGGCTCCGGCCTGGGCACCTCCTCTACTCTTGTGGTGGCAGTGCTGGGCGCTTTTGCCGAATGGCGGAAACTCCCGCTGGGCGAATATGATATGGCCCACCTGGCTTATTCTATTGAAAGGGAAGATCTGCAGCAGGCAGGTGGTAAGCAGGACCAATATGCGGCCACTTTTGGCGGGGTCAACTTCATGGAGTTTTATAAAGGTGACAAAGTGATCGTAAATCCGCTCCGCATCAGGGATATCTACCTCCATGAACTGGAAAATAACCTGGTACTGTTCTATACTTCTACCAGCCGCTTGTCTTCCAGCATCATCTCCGAACAGCAAAAGAACGTAAACGATAAAAAGGAAGGTTCTATTGAAGCTATGCACCAGCTGAAAGAGCAGGCCATCATGATGAAAGAGGCCCTGTTGCGGGGTACGATAGACCAGATTGGTGAGATCCTGGATTACGGCTTTAAATTCAAAAAACAAATGGCCCAGGGTATCTCCAATTCCCAGCTGGATGAGATTTACGATGCTGCCAAACAAGCTGGTGCCAGTGGTGGCAAAATATCCGGTGCCGGTGGTGGCGGATTTATGATATTCTACTGCCCCCGCAATACCCGTTTCCAGGTAGTGGAAGCATTAAATAAATTTGGCGGGGATGTAAAACGTTATCATTTTACCAATAACGGTATACAAACCTGGAGTATCTAAATTTTAAAGTCATGGACCTGATCACTAAGATAAACAATACTATACAGGAAAGCATTGCTGTAAAGCAGGCGATCTGCCAGGATGAAACATTGCTCAATACCATACAGGCCGTAGCGATGGCTATTACCAACAGCCTGAAGGCAGACCATAAAGTGCTCTTTTGCGGCAATGGCGGCAGCGCGGCTGATGCACAACACCTGGCAGCAGAATTTTCCGGCCGGTTTTATAAAGACCGGGAACCACTATACGCAGAAGCATTACATTGCAATACCTCCTATCTTACTGCCGTAGGAAACGACTATGGCTATGATCAGGTATATTCCCGCATTTTAAGAGGCATAGGCAAACCCGGTGATGTACTGGTGGGTATTTCTACTTCCGGCAATTCTGTCAACATCCTGGAAGGAATGAAAGTGGCTAAAGACAAAGGCATGATTGTCGTAAGTATGACAGGCAGCTCCGGAGGAAAAATGAAAGCAGGCAGTGACTTCCTGATCAATGTCCCCTCCCAGGATACTCCCCGCATCCAGGAAGCGCATATTACTATCGGACATATCATCTGCGAAATTGTAGAAACAAATCTCTTTGGCGCATGATCCGGGAATGTATCGTACTGGCAGGTGGCCTGGGTACACGCCTGCGCAGCGTAGTGGCCGATAAACCCAAATGCATGGCTCCCGTACACGGGCGGCCTTTTTTATTTTATCTCCTGCATTACCTCCACAAACAAGGTATTACCCATGCCGTACTGTCCCTGGGCTATAAATCAGAACAGGTGATAGACTGGTGCAATCATACCCCACTCCCGTTACGTGTGTCCTTTGCCGTAGAGCCCGAACCACTGGGTACAGGCGGGGCTATCCTGCATGCTTTGCCATTCCTGGAAAATGATGCGCATTTTATTGTAAACGGAGATACTTTTTTCAACGTTTCCCTGCCGGCATTCTATGCATTTCACAAAGACCAGCAGGCGGCATTATCCCTGGCGCTAAAGCCTATGCAGCAGTTTGAACGGTATGGCAGTATTGCTACCAACGCTGCCCAGCAGATCATCGCTTTCCGCGAGAAACAATACTGTGAAACCGGACTGATCAACGGAGGGGTATATCTTACTACCGCTACCTACCTGAAAAGCCTCAGGCTGCCCCAAAAGTTTTCTTTTGAGCAGGCTGTACTGGAAACACAGGCTACTTCCCGACAACTATATGGCTTTACCAGCCCTGCCTATTTCATTGATATCGGCATTCCGGCTGATTATGAACAGGCACAGCAGGACCTGCCATTGCGAACAGCCAGTACCTTGTTCCTCGACCGGGATGGGGTGATCAATGAAGAAATCCCGCAATCCTATGTGCTGCATACCGGAATGTTCCGCTTCAATGAAGGAGTACTGCCGGCACTGGCCCTGCTGACAAAACAATTTTCCCGTATCCTGGTGGTCACCAACCAGCGTTGTATTGGCAAAGGCATGCTTACCACTGCCGGATTACAGGAGATCCACCAACATATGCTGGATGAAATTGCACTCCACAACGGCCGTATTGATAAAATCTATTTTTGCCCCGAAGTGGAAAGCAATCATCCTTGCCGTAAGCCCAACAATGGGATGGCACTCCAGGCGCAACAGGATTATCCGGAGATCGACTTTTCACAGGCGATCATGGTGGGTAATACCCTGAGCGACATGCAGTTTGGCAGGAATATGGGTATGACTACCGTATTCATCCCTTCCACCCTGCCAGATACGCCATTCCCCCATCCCCTGATTGATGCGCGGTATGCCGGTCTGTGGGAGTTTGCACAGGCAATACAATAATTTCACTACTCAAACCGTAATATTGATATGGTAAAAAACATATTCCTGCTACTATTACTGGTTATTTCAGGCTCCTGCCTGCAGGCGCAACGCTTAAATCCTGCAGGGTATGCCCAATTACAGCAACAGCAGGACTCCCTTCAATACCTGAGCCAGCAAACTTTTGGCGGAAAAGATGAAGATACCCGGCAAAAAGCATGCGACCGGCTGATACCTGCGCTGGTACATGCCCTGAAAACGCCATATTCCTTCTATTTCCCATTCGACTCCCTCAAAACAGTGTCTACCCAGTATCCCAAAGACAGTACCTTCCGCATTTTTACCTGGGCGCTGGAAAAAGACAATGGTTTTTACCGCCATTATGGGGCTATTCAAATGAATACCAAAGACGGACAACTGAAACTGTTCCCCCTCTTCGACAATTCAGACTATGCCGCCAATGTGGATACAGTAGGTGATAACAAAGCCTGGTTCGGCTGCCTGTATTACAATATCAGTCAGCAACACTTCTTTAACCAGGAATATTATACCCTCTTCGGATGGGATGCCAATAACCTGCGCAGTCAGAAGAAAATAATGGAAATGCTCCGCTTTAAAAACGGACGGCCCATATTTGGTGGCCCGTTTTTCAGCTTTGCAGAAGATAGTGTTCCTAAACGCACCCAAAACAGATTTATCATAGAGTATAAAAAGGATGCTTCCGCTACGCTTAACTACAATGCAGAAATGGATATGGTGGTATATGACCACCTGATTTCACAAACGGATGAACCTGGTAAAAAATACACCTACGTGCCCGATATGGACTATGAAGGATTTAAATGGAAAGCCGGTAAATGGGTACACGTAAACAAAGTATTCAATGATGCTTTGCCCCAGGGAAAAGTACCGGTACAGCAACCTCTGGATCAGCGCAAGAAGAATATCATGCACCCGCAAACAGAAGAAGATATGGAGGCTGAGAAAAAAGCCAAACAGGAACAGCAAAAAGCGGCCAGAAAAAAAGGTTAAACCTTCACTGCTATTATACGAAACGAGGCTGCTCCCCTTCAGGAACAGCCTCGTTCTTTTTAACCTGCTTTGCCTGCTACTGCATACGCAGGTGGATTAATATCCTTCCGGGTGTCTGGTACTGTTAAAACAGTTCACCCTGTATTTGTCCTTCTTCTTCATCAGGCCCTTCTTCTTCCGACAGCAACTCTGCGCTGATCAGATCATCACCGGCAATACGGGTACCTACCGTTTTCCAGCCGGTTACTTCCACAAACTCAGAGAGTGTTACCTCTTCTTCTTCCGGATCACGTTTCTTTCCTGATTTCAGCAATATTACCGGGTTGGAATGCGTAGTAATCATTTCCAGGTAATTGCCCTTGCCTTCTTTGATAAACAGGAACTTGTTGTTCAATGTCTGCGTTTCTATCTTGAAACGTTTTACATTGTATTGTTTCTTATCATCATCAAAATAAATGGCTGATACGATCTTGTCCGGGTTGAACTTTTCGATGTATATCACATCATCCGGCTCATAACGGTTGGTCAGCTCAAAACTGGTGAGTTCATAAGTACCGTTCTTATACGCTACAAAGATCTTATCTTCTCCATCAAAACTACCAATATATACGCCCCGTTCATCTGTATTCAAACGCCCGATCGCATCATCATACCATATTTTCTGTCCGGATAAGGTAGAGATGCCTTTTTCCTTGAATTTCACACTACGGATAGGATACTTGGTAACCTGGTTACCCATGGAGTTACGTCCCTTGATCGCAATGGTTTCAAAAAACAGGTCAAATTCCTTATTACGTGCAGAGCAGTTAGGACTCAGCTTAAGGGTCACTACCTCCGCCTCTCCGTTAGGGTTGGCAGAAAAATAATGCACCTTGGAGTTCTTTTCGCCTTTGTTTGCCAGATCATACTCTTTATCACGGGTAATACCGGTAACGTTAAAACGTTTTGCATAGCTCACCCCTGTTTTACCATCTACATAGATCATATTGTAGGTAGTACGTTCATCATTCTTGCGGAATACGTCTACATGGATGATGTCTTTTCCTACAAAGGTCTTATCCGCTACTTTCGTTACCAGCATTTTACCGTCCCTGCGGAAAACGATGATGTTGTCCAGGTCGGAACATTCTGCGATAAACTCATCCTTCTTGAGAGAAGTACCAATGAAACCGTCTGCACGGTTTACATAGATCTTGGTATTGGCGATAGCCACCTGCTGTACCTGTATGGTATCAAAGGCTTTCAGTTCTGTTTTCCTTTCTCGGCCTTTACCATATTTCTTCAGCAAACCTTCATAGTAGCTCACTGTAAAATCTACCAGATTAGCCAGGTCATGTTTTACCTGCTTGATATCGCCTTCTATTCCTTTGATCTGTTCATTCAGTTCATTAATGTCCAGGCGGTAAATGCGGCGAACAGGCTTTTCTGTCAGCTTTACAATATCTTCTTTGGTGATCTCCCGCTTCAGCAGTTTTTTATAAGGATTAAAGCCCTTATCAATAGCCGCCAATACGGTATCCCAATCTTTATGTTTTTGTTCTAATTCCTTATAGATCTGCTTTTCAAAGAAGATCTTTTCCAGGGAAGTATAATGCCATTTTTCGTCCAGCTCTGCCAGCCTGATTTCCAGTTCTTTTTTCAGCAGTTCCCGTGTAAAATCAGTAGCATATTTCAGCAGTTCAGACACGGTGAGGAAATGCGGTTTATCTTCCACGATCACACAGGCATTGGGTGAGATGGAGATTTCGCAATCAGTAAATGCATACAAGGCATCGATGGTAATATCCGGCGAAATACCCGGCGCCAGCTGTACCTCTATTTCTACTTCGCTGGCAGTGTTATCTACCACCTTCTTGATCTTGATCTTACTATTGTCGTTGGCTTTAACAATAGATTCCATCAATTGGGTAGTGGTAACACCATAAGGCACATCCTTAATCAACAGGGTTTTCTTATCCTTCTCTTCAATATGTGCACGTACCCTTACTTTACCACCCCGCTTGCCATCATTATAGTTGGCAGCATCTATCATACCACCGGTAGCAAAATCGGGGAACAGTTCAAACTTTTTACCACGGAGGTATTTGATAGATGCCTCTATCAGCTCGCAAAAGTTGTGTGGTAATATTTTGGTAGAAAGGCCTACAGCAATACCTTCCGCTCCCTGTGCCAGCAGCAGGGGGAACTTCATCGGCAATGAAAGGGGTTCGTTCTTACGGCCATCATAGCTCAGTTGCCAGCGGGTAGTTTTTGCGTTGAAGGCTACATCCAGTGCAAATTTAGATAGGCGGGCCTCAATATACCTGGCTGCTGCCGCATCATCACCGGTTCTTACATCCCCCCAGTTACCCTGGGTTTCTATCAGCAGGTCTTTCTGTCCCAGGTTTACAATAGCATCGCTGATAGAAGCATCCCCATGGGGGTGATACTGCATCGTTTGCCCGATCACGTTAGCCACCTTATTAAAGCGGCCATCGTCCATTTCTTTCATGGCATGCATGATACGCCGTTGTACCGGTTTCAGGCCATCTTCCACACCAGGTACCGCACGCTCCAGGATCACATAAGAGGCGTAATCCAGGAACCAGCTTTCATACATACCACCCACATGGATGACATTGTGCAGCGATTCGTCTGGTGGGAGGGCATTTTCGTTATCACTCATATTTCTTTAGCTGTTAGCTGTTAGTATTTAGCTTATCTAAGCGTATTATTTTCTGGTATTCATGTGTTGCTACGGTTTGCTAACCAGTGTTTTTTCAAAGTCTTCCCGCCATACCCGGATGGAATCCTTTTGCACATCTTCCAGAGAGTTCAATTCAATAAAAGAGCAATCCGTGACAGCGATCAGCTGGTGCCATACATTAATAGGCGTTTCCACCCTTGCCGGCGCTTCTACCTGAACTGTTTCTATTTTACTTCCTCCCAGCGGACACCAGTGAATGGTAGCCTTACCGCTGATCAGGTATAATATTTCCGGGTTTTTACTGGCGCTTACTCCTTCATGATAATGCTGTCCGCTGCTACTACCAGCATGCCGGTAGCAAAGTGTAAATTCACCGGTTCTATCGGAAGACCACAAATAATTGCTACCTCTGTCGTCTGCTCCACAAAGTTGTAATGGCGTTATCTTTATCATCTGAACATTTACTTTTAACGGTTATTGATCTGTTTGGCTATCGTTCCTCCTGCGTATGCAGGCATTATGCCTCCGGTTCACTATGCTCTGCTGCTATTGCTGGTCCGCCAGGTAATTTCACTTCAAAATCCCGGATGGTTTTCAGCTCTCCTTTGCTTTCCAGCTGTTCTGCTTTGATCAGTTCTTTGATACGCCAGCCCAGGAACTGGTCCATTACGGGGTATTTGAATTTGCCGGTCACCTGCCCTACTACCTTATGCGCTTTCTGGAACTCTTTACTGCTTTGCTGCAGCAGTTCCTTATCATAATATGCTGCCGGCTCTCCTTTTATTTTCTTCCCTCCTTCCAGCAACCGGAGTCCTGCATTTTCGTTCATCATCTTTTGCCACTCCTCGCCGTCCAGTTCAAACTCCGCCAGGGATACTGCTCTGGCCAGTTTCTTTGCCTTCAGAAATTCTTTAGGCAGGATCTGGTGCAGGTGAGTAGGATAAAACACCGCGCCTTTTTCATTCAGGAAGGGTAAGTTATTCAGGTAGATGATATGTATCCTTCCGGAAAAATCATACAGCTGGCTTACCAGCCAGTAGTATCCGCATACATCTCTGGCATTTTGTCCTGCCCATATCCATATTTCCAATTCGGGATCTTCTTTCAGCTGTGCCTTTAACTGTGCTAAACGTTCCGTATCACCGGGGGCTTCCGGGGTAATTTCCCCTTCCGCAGGTACTTCCCCGTTTTCTGCTACCGGTACCGGTTGTACACCAGCCAGCTGCTGCCACCACAGTTTCCTGTTGGCAAGTCCTTCTTTCGTATCCAGGATAAACAACGGTCCCACCGACAAGTCGTCTTCAAAGCACAGGATCTCTCCTTTCATGCTTTCATCCATCTCGAATGCTGCTGCCAGCACCGGTACGGACACCTGACCAAATACGATATGATTTAAACTCATTTAATACAGTTATAGATGATTGCCTGCCATCCGCTGTCAGCGATGGTACTGCCGTTATTCTTCGATCAGATCTTTTTCATACCGCAGGTTGCTGATAATAAACTCCTGCCGCGTCATGGTATTTTTGCCCATATAATATTCCAGCAACTTCTGAATATGAATGTCTTTGGATAAAATGATAGGGTCAATACGCATGCTTTCCCCAATAAACTGGCCAAACTCTCCGGGAGAAATTTCGCCCAACCCTTTAAAGCGGGTAATCTCCGGCTTATTGCCCAGCTTCTTCACCGCTTTCAGCTTCTCTTCCTCACTATAGCAATAAATGGTTTGCTGTTTATTACGCACCCGGAACAACGGTGTCTGTAAAATATATACGTGACCGTTTTTCACCAGGTCAGGGAAAAACTGTAAAAAGAAGGTGAGGATCAATAAACGGATATGCATACCATCCACATCCGCATCGGTTGCTACCACGATATTGGAATACCGTAATCCCTCCAGCCCTTCTTCAATATTGAGGGCATGCTGCAGAAGGTTGAACTCTTCGTTTTCGTATACAATTTTCTTGGTCAGCCCAAAGCTGTTCAGTGGTTTACCACGCAGGCTGAATACCGCCTGGGTTTCCACATTACGCGATTTGGTGATAGAACCACTCGCAGAGTCTCCCTCTGTAATGAAGATGGTCGTTTCCAGTTTCTTTGCTTCCTGTTCTACCTTATCTTTCCCGGTCAGCTCATCATTCAGGTGAATGCGGCAATCCCGCAGTTTCTTATTATGCAGATTGGCTTTTTTCGCTCTCTCATTCGCCAGCTTCTTGATTCCCGCCAGCTCTTTACGTTCCCGTTCGCTCTGCTCGATCCTTTTCTTCAGCGCATCTGCAATGGCCGGGTTCTTATGCAGGTAATCATCCAGGTGTTTAGACAGGAAGTCCAGTACAAACGCTTTTACAGAAGGACCACCATCATGTACTACCAGAGAGCCCAGCTTGGTTTTAGTCTGGGACTCAAACACCGGCTCCTGTACGCGAACAGAAATCGCCGCGCAGATAGAAGCCCTGATATCTGTAGCATCATAATCCTTCTTGTAAAAATCGCGGATAGTTTTTACGTACGCCTCCCGGAAAGCAGCCAGGTGAGTACCTCCCTGGGTGGTATGCTGGCCGTTTACAAAGGAATAATATTCTTCTCCGTATTGATTTTCATGGGTAATAGCCACCTCTATATCATCCCCTTTCAGGTGAATGATGGGATAACGCAGGTCTTCCTCATTGGTTTTACGCTGCAACAAATCCAGCAAACCATTTTTGGAGAGATATTTTTTGCCATTGAAGACCACGGTTAATCCCGCGTTCAGGAAACAATAATTCCAGATCTGGTTTTCCAGGAATTCGGGGATATACCGGTAATTTTTAAATACGGTATCATCCGGTACGAAGGTAACCAGGGTACCATTCGCTTCATTGGTAGCTGTTTCTTTATGTTCTTTTACCAGTACCCCTCTTTCGAACTCCGCCACCTTCATCTTACCTTCCCGCACAGACTGCACCTTGAAATAGCTGGATAATGCGTTGACCGCTTTGGTACCCACCCCGTTCAGTCCTACTGATTTCTGAAAGGCTTTGCTATCATATTTTGCACCGGTATTTATTTTACTCACCACATCTACCACTTTCCCCAACGGGATACCACGGCCATAATCACGGATGGTAACACTATGCTCTGTAACCTTGATATCCACCTGCTTACCAAATCCCATGGTATGCTCATCGATACAGTTGTCTGTTACCTCTTTCAGCAAAATGTAAATACCATCATCCATACTGGACCCATCTCCCAGTTTACCAATATACATTCCCGGACGCAGGCGGATATGTTCCCGCCAGTCCAGCGAACGAATAGAGTCTTCGGTATAGGCGGCAAAAAGGTCCTTATTATCTTTATCCGTTTTGTCAGTATTTGCCATAATCTATATTATACAACAATTTACAAGTCTCTGTTTTCCCATTATTTGACTAACAAACTTAGTGAACACCAGCAACATTTGCTGCGGGTACTAAATCTTTTAGCAAAATCAGATTGCTGGCAAAAATAAAGGATTCAGGGAATCATCCCAAGTAGAAGTTATGCACTATGCTTATTTTCCTGTAAATCAATAAATTAACATACTCATTTTGGAGCATCTTTTCCCGTTTAAGCCGTATTTAAGCCAATACAGGAACGAAATACAAAGGATAACATTGTTTTAGGTGCAAAAAAATTTTTATTCAACTTATACTTTATATTAATAAAACATCTATATTTACATACATTCGTATTCACACAACGCAAACCTATCCTAACTATGAAAACGCTATGCCTTATCCTCTTGTTATGCATATTTGCCGCAGCACTAATACTCACTTATGTCGTTAAAAAAGAGCAACAGTCGAATATTGGAAATAAATTCCTGAAACTCATCCGGAAATTTGATTCCTGGCAGATGATGCGTTAACATAAAATCCGAGATCACACTTATTCTAACCTTATAATCCCTATACCCTATGAAAACCGGTTTATTATTTAAACTTGCCTGTTTGCTTATTGCCTCAATGGTATTATCTGCACATTTATTACGCCAGTACCTGGGCAAAGTGCGTGTTAAACGCAGTGCCGCCTGATCCGGTGAGCGCATGATGCGCTAAAGTGTAAATAACTGTCAGAAAAAGAATTATTCCCGCACGGTGCCGGAGTAATTCTTTTTTCATTTCAGGAGGATCCACGGCCTCCCAAACGCCCTGTCAACAGGCTACTTGCATTCAAACCTATACTAAACCCCTTATCCACACTACCTTTCCCTATAGATAAAGCCTATATAAAGCCTATATGAAGCCTATATAAAGCCCAGATAAAATCTAGTTAATAAGAGAGGCTTTATCTGGGTTTTATCCAGGTTTTATCTGGGTAATATATAGGTATTATAATATGGGTTGTCCAGGCGGGACCATGCGGTTAAAGTATGCCTGGAATAGCTTAACTTACTAGAGGAAGCGAAGATGGAGCCGGGAAGAGCGTCATTCAGGCGGTCATTAGTAGGATATTGACCGTTTATACAATAATATTTGCGCATACTTGCAAGCATGGAAATATGATCGTAAATTAACCAACAGGTCTTTTAGCGACCTACCTTTTACAGTTATCCGTTATGTCATGCTACATATTCCACGTTTGAACAGCTTGTTGCCTGTTGCTTTGCTTTTAGGAGTGCTGGCATGTAATGCGCCCTCCCGTTCTCCCGTCAACCAGGAAGGACGTGTGCCGGACATTGTAGACTACAATTTTCATGTAAGGCCTATACTTTCCGATAAATGTTATACCTGTCATGGTCCGGACGCCAACAAACGCGAGGCGGGCCTGAGGCTGGATATTGCAGATAGTGCCTATAAATTACTGAAGGAAACACCCGGTACCCATGCCATTGTGCCGGGCAAGCCGTTGGAGTCGCAGGTATACCTGCGGATCAGCTCTTCCGACACTGCTATTAAAATGCCGCCCCCTTCCTCCAACCTTCAGCTTTCGACCTATGAAATCAAGGTGATTGAAAAATGGATACAACAGGGTGCCAAGTTTAAGCCCCACTGGGCATTTGTACCTCCGGAAAAACCTGCATTGCCGGAAGTAACGGATCAGCAGTGGCCACGCAATGACATTGACCGCTTTGTACTGCATAAAATGGAAGAAGTGGGCTTAAAGCCGAACGGCCTCGCCGACCAAGAACGCCTGCTGAAACGCTTGTGTTATGATATTACCGGCCTGCCCCCTTCCCTGGAAGAGATGACCAGGTTTGCCGCAGATACCAGCGCTGCTGCTTATGAAAAGATGGTAGACCAGCTACTACAAAAACCCACTTTCGGGGAAAAAATGGCCATCCATTGGATGGATGTAGCCCGCTATGCAGATTCACAT encodes:
- a CDS encoding DUF1835 domain-containing protein → MSLNHIVFGQVSVPVLAAAFEMDESMKGEILCFEDDLSVGPLFILDTKEGLANRKLWWQQLAGVQPVPVAENGEVPAEGEITPEAPGDTERLAQLKAQLKEDPELEIWIWAGQNARDVCGYYWLVSQLYDFSGRIHIIYLNNLPFLNEKGAVFYPTHLHQILPKEFLKAKKLARAVSLAEFELDGEEWQKMMNENAGLRLLEGGKKIKGEPAAYYDKELLQQSSKEFQKAHKVVGQVTGKFKYPVMDQFLGWRIKELIKAEQLESKGELKTIRDFEVKLPGGPAIAAEHSEPEA
- a CDS encoding D-sedoheptulose-7-phosphate isomerase, with protein sequence MDLITKINNTIQESIAVKQAICQDETLLNTIQAVAMAITNSLKADHKVLFCGNGGSAADAQHLAAEFSGRFYKDREPLYAEALHCNTSYLTAVGNDYGYDQVYSRILRGIGKPGDVLVGISTSGNSVNILEGMKVAKDKGMIVVSMTGSSGGKMKAGSDFLINVPSQDTPRIQEAHITIGHIICEIVETNLFGA
- a CDS encoding glycosyltransferase, with the translated sequence MLLTKKKILILGTAYPFRGGLAAYNERLAEELQQTDEVDIWTFTVQYPNFLFPGKSQYSTDPPPAHLKIRRMINAVNPFNWWKVGRQIRKMAPDIIIVKYWLPFMGPCLGTLLRLGKKGHPTKVIAILDNVVPHEKRPGDVAFTKYFLKPVDAFIAMSQSVLNDLKQFQPNRPISLIPHPIYDNYGARVSKQVAREHLKLDPDKRYILFFGFIRQYKGLDLLLQAMADERMKKLDVHAIVAGEFYEDAAPYHQLLEKLQLGNRIIMHTDFIPNETVKYYFGAADLVVQPYKSATQSGISQIAYHFEKPMVVTSVGGLTEMVPHGKVGYQSAPDPAAIAAAIEKYYLENREEEMIDNLRIEKQQYSWSRLATEIHTLAKI
- a CDS encoding GHMP family kinase ATP-binding protein, which produces MIYRSKAPLRLGLAGGGTDVSPYSDLFGGAILNATISLYARASIELLADNKVIFESADKKESYTYDAVYPLPMDGQLDILKGVVNRVVKDYGALPSGFKLTTYVDAPSGSGLGTSSTLVVAVLGAFAEWRKLPLGEYDMAHLAYSIEREDLQQAGGKQDQYAATFGGVNFMEFYKGDKVIVNPLRIRDIYLHELENNLVLFYTSTSRLSSSIISEQQKNVNDKKEGSIEAMHQLKEQAIMMKEALLRGTIDQIGEILDYGFKFKKQMAQGISNSQLDEIYDAAKQAGASGGKISGAGGGGFMIFYCPRNTRFQVVEALNKFGGDVKRYHFTNNGIQTWSI
- a CDS encoding DNA gyrase/topoisomerase IV subunit A — encoded protein: MSDNENALPPDESLHNVIHVGGMYESWFLDYASYVILERAVPGVEDGLKPVQRRIMHAMKEMDDGRFNKVANVIGQTMQYHPHGDASISDAIVNLGQKDLLIETQGNWGDVRTGDDAAAARYIEARLSKFALDVAFNAKTTRWQLSYDGRKNEPLSLPMKFPLLLAQGAEGIAVGLSTKILPHNFCELIEASIKYLRGKKFELFPDFATGGMIDAANYNDGKRGGKVRVRAHIEEKDKKTLLIKDVPYGVTTTQLMESIVKANDNSKIKIKKVVDNTASEVEIEVQLAPGISPDITIDALYAFTDCEISISPNACVIVEDKPHFLTVSELLKYATDFTRELLKKELEIRLAELDEKWHYTSLEKIFFEKQIYKELEQKHKDWDTVLAAIDKGFNPYKKLLKREITKEDIVKLTEKPVRRIYRLDINELNEQIKGIEGDIKQVKHDLANLVDFTVSYYEGLLKKYGKGRERKTELKAFDTIQVQQVAIANTKIYVNRADGFIGTSLKKDEFIAECSDLDNIIVFRRDGKMLVTKVADKTFVGKDIIHVDVFRKNDERTTYNMIYVDGKTGVSYAKRFNVTGITRDKEYDLANKGEKNSKVHYFSANPNGEAEVVTLKLSPNCSARNKEFDLFFETIAIKGRNSMGNQVTKYPIRSVKFKEKGISTLSGQKIWYDDAIGRLNTDERGVYIGSFDGEDKIFVAYKNGTYELTSFELTNRYEPDDVIYIEKFNPDKIVSAIYFDDDKKQYNVKRFKIETQTLNNKFLFIKEGKGNYLEMITTHSNPVILLKSGKKRDPEEEEVTLSEFVEVTGWKTVGTRIAGDDLISAELLSEEEGPDEEEGQIQGELF
- a CDS encoding HAD-IIIA family hydrolase; protein product: MIRECIVLAGGLGTRLRSVVADKPKCMAPVHGRPFLFYLLHYLHKQGITHAVLSLGYKSEQVIDWCNHTPLPLRVSFAVEPEPLGTGGAILHALPFLENDAHFIVNGDTFFNVSLPAFYAFHKDQQAALSLALKPMQQFERYGSIATNAAQQIIAFREKQYCETGLINGGVYLTTATYLKSLRLPQKFSFEQAVLETQATSRQLYGFTSPAYFIDIGIPADYEQAQQDLPLRTASTLFLDRDGVINEEIPQSYVLHTGMFRFNEGVLPALALLTKQFSRILVVTNQRCIGKGMLTTAGLQEIHQHMLDEIALHNGRIDKIYFCPEVESNHPCRKPNNGMALQAQQDYPEIDFSQAIMVGNTLSDMQFGRNMGMTTVFIPSTLPDTPFPHPLIDARYAGLWEFAQAIQ